The nucleotide window GGATGCAGGCCGAGGTCGCCGGCCCGTCGTTCGCGATCGCCGGCGGCACCTGGACGGCGCCGGCCGGGACGTACCGGTTCAACCTGTTCAGCGAGTCCGTCACCACCGCGAGCGACGCCCGCGGTGACGTCAACCGCGACGGCGACGTCACCGACACCTGGGGTGTGCTCTACGACCCGGCCACCAACAACATCCGGGTTGACACCAACCAGAACCTCAACTTCACCGACGACCCGATCATGCGGCCGTACAAGGAGAAGTACGACATCGGCTACTTCGGCACCGACAACGCGGCGACGCCGGTCGCCGAGCGGCAGCCCTTCGTCGTCGAGTTCCGCAAGAACGTGAACACCACGCCGATCGGGCTGCCGGGCACCTACGACTACGTCAACATCGGCATCGTCGAGAGCACCCACGGCACCCACGTCGCCGGCATCACCGCCGCCAACGACATGCTCGGCAACGGGGCCTTCGACGGTGCCGCACCCGGCGCCAAGCTGGTCTCCGCCCGCGCCTGCTCCTGGGGCGGCGGCTGCACCGCGGCGGCCCTCACCACCGGCATGATCGACCTGGTGGCCAACCGTGGCGTCGACATCGTCAACATGTCGATCGGTGGCCTTCCGGGCCTGAACGACGGCAACAACGCGAGGACGAACCTCTACAACGAACTGATCGAGACGTACGGCGTGCAGTTGGTCATCTCGGCCGGCAACTCCGGCCCGGGTCTCAACACCGTCGGCGACCCGTCCGTCGCCAGCAACGTGATCAGCGTCGCCGCCAACATCAGCAAGGACACCTGGCTGGCCAACTACGGCTCGGTCGTCAAGAAGAAGAACGCCCTGTTCAACTTCTCCTCCCGTGGCCCGCGCGAGGACGGCGGCTTCAAGCCGAACATCGCCGCCCCCGGCTCGGCCATCTCCACGGCACCGACCTGGCAGCTCGGCGCCCCGGTCCCCGAGGCCGGATACGCGCTGCCCCCGGGCTACGCGATGCTGAACGGCACCTCGATGGCGTCCCCGCAGACCGCCGGCGCGGGCGCGTTGCTGCTGTCGGCCGCCAAGGCCACCGACCGGGGCGTCAGCCCGGCGGCACTGCGGCGGGCACTGTTCAGCTCCGCCAAGCCGATCGCGGACGTGCCGACGTACGCCCAGGGCTACGGCATGGTCAACGTGCCGGGCGCCTGGCAGCTGCTGCGCCAGGGCGTCGAGACCCGGTCGTACGTCTCGGACGCGCCGGTCTGCAGCCCCCTGTCGGAGCAGCTGACCATCTGGAACGGTGTGAAGTTCGTGCCGAACCCGGGTCGGGGCACCGGCGTCTACAACCGCTGCACCTCGGCCGAGGGCGGCCACAAGGTCGGCCAGAGCAAGACCTACCCGGTCAAGCTCACCCGCACCAGCGGCCCGGCCGGCACCATCAAGCACGACGTCACGCTCCAGGGCAGCGACGGCACCTTCAAGGCACCGAAGACCGTCGCGTTGCCGCTCAACAAGGCCGTCACCATCAACGTCACAGCCAAGCCGGCCACCGAGGGCGCGCACGGCGCGATCGTGCGGATCGACGATCCGGCCACCAACGTTGTCGACTTCGAGGTGTCCACGGTGGTGGTGGCCTCGAACGACGTCAAGAAGCCCACCTTCTCGTACACCAACGAGGGCTCGGTCGACCGGAACGGCTTCACGTCGTACTTCGTCACCGTGCCGGAGGGCGCCAAGGCCCTCCAGGTGAACCTCTCCGGGATCGCCACCGGTTCGCAGACCCGGTTCATCGCGATCAACCCGTTGGGTGTGCCGGTGGAGGCCACCACCAGCACCGTCTGCTACACCAACTTCTCCGACGTCAACGTCTGCAAGCCGCAGGAGCGTGACTACCAGAACCCGCTTCCCGGGGTCTGGGAGATCGAGGTGGAGTCGCGGCGGACGTCCCCGGCTCTGAACAACCCGTTCAAGCTCCAGGCACGGGTGCAGGGTCTGACGGTCGAGCCCGCGCTGGTCGAGCTGCCCAG belongs to Micromonospora ureilytica and includes:
- a CDS encoding S8 family serine peptidase, with the translated sequence MSRLPNLSRRTSAALFASVLAASAVTAMGGAATAAAAPTTTADTSPATAAETLGAHDAKLLSEARAKKAPTVTLIVATASGAAEDVADSLTKLGGTVSQRQDRVGFVLAKVPTDRVLKAARLPGVSAVDLDEVIQLPDPAPERTPAGTAGARQATVAAPGETTQVDNPYMPTNETGAVAFTAAHPEWDGRGVTIGIMDSGVDLAHPALQLTTTGERKIVDWVTATDPLEDNTWRRMQAEVAGPSFAIAGGTWTAPAGTYRFNLFSESVTTASDARGDVNRDGDVTDTWGVLYDPATNNIRVDTNQNLNFTDDPIMRPYKEKYDIGYFGTDNAATPVAERQPFVVEFRKNVNTTPIGLPGTYDYVNIGIVESTHGTHVAGITAANDMLGNGAFDGAAPGAKLVSARACSWGGGCTAAALTTGMIDLVANRGVDIVNMSIGGLPGLNDGNNARTNLYNELIETYGVQLVISAGNSGPGLNTVGDPSVASNVISVAANISKDTWLANYGSVVKKKNALFNFSSRGPREDGGFKPNIAAPGSAISTAPTWQLGAPVPEAGYALPPGYAMLNGTSMASPQTAGAGALLLSAAKATDRGVSPAALRRALFSSAKPIADVPTYAQGYGMVNVPGAWQLLRQGVETRSYVSDAPVCSPLSEQLTIWNGVKFVPNPGRGTGVYNRCTSAEGGHKVGQSKTYPVKLTRTSGPAGTIKHDVTLQGSDGTFKAPKTVALPLNKAVTINVTAKPATEGAHGAIVRIDDPATNVVDFEVSTVVVASNDVKKPTFSYTNEGSVDRNGFTSYFVTVPEGAKALQVNLSGIATGSQTRFIAINPLGVPVEATTSTVCYTNFSDVNVCKPQERDYQNPLPGVWEIEVESRRTSPALNNPFKLQARVQGLTVEPALVELPSVEAGEPTPVSWKVTNAFGPVSISGRSGALTGVRTERPTITEGGPNQEWTVEIPEGTSTFTARIGNPANAGADLDLFVYRGTTEVGRAADGDSEEAVTLTNPPAGTYRVVVEPYGVDGPGTSTAYDYYDAFASASLGTITAPAVAVPLMHGESATITGTVTAVAVPADGRQLSGELAIVTTEGAIVGRGNVTIGAVN